gTTAAACTGTTGTTTAACCATTATTTGCATGTGCTCGTTTGATTCAAATTACATGAAATtcaaatgtgacttttttttttttttagaataaaacCTACTAAATATAttcatgaatttatttatatattcattcaGCCATGTTCTTGCAGTTGACCACTTTTTACTATGTGGTTTATGAAACCAATTTTGCTATTTTTCAAATActaaatttttgtgtaaattgttcataaatccATACTTATATTTAATTGTTGTCTTAAATTAGATtggttatatatattttaaccagatttttattttttattaatacatgAATTTATTTGtgacaaaataattaatttaataataataaataaaaataaaaaacctgaaCTTTGTTGGCAAATGTTTATCACAGGGGTTTGCCGGAATGACAAAGCTCATTcagttcaaataaataatatttctattatttatttataggtCAGAGATTTTTCTGGTCTGCCAGGCCTTGAAGAAGTCATTCTGTCATCAGGAGGGGTTGAGCAAATTGACGCCAATGTATTCAGATCTCACGTGTCATTAAGAGCTCTGGACCTTCAAAAAAACAAGCTTCACTACCTTCCCTGTGGCCTGCCCTCTGGTCTAGAGATCCTCCATCTGGGTCACAATAGGATAGATGGCCTGCAAGAGTCTTCCCTTGAGGTCCTCAAGAAGCTACGGATCTTGAACCTCCAGAACAACCAGATTAGCATCTTGCGTGCCAACACCATATCAGCACTTGAAAAACTAGAGTGCCTCTATCTTGATGATAATAAAATTGAGTCAATACAAGGTACCCTCAGGTTGCCCTTCCTAAATTTACTCAGCTTGCGAAGCAACAGGATCTCCTCAGTACCTTCAGCATTCATCTCCTCACTGAAGCTTCTGAAGACCTTAGATTTCTCTTCAAACCACCTTACAAAAGTTCCAAATGATCTTCCTCAATCTCTGATTCATCTGAATTTGGACATGAATCAGATCCGAACTTTGAGGAATCGTGACATGTCCCAGCTGCAAAACCTTGTAACTCTTTCTGTGAGCTCTAATAGACTCGTATCAGTGGATGGGGGTCTTCGACTGCCCAGCTTGTCTGTGTGTGAGTTGGCAGGGAACCAACTAAGAATGTTGCCAGGCAGGTTGGCCTCTAAACTTGAGAAGCTAGATTGCAGGCAGAACAATATCCAGGAAGTCACCTTTCAGCAGCTAGCAGGGATGAAACAGCTTAAACATCTCTTTCTGGAGAACAACACCATCCGGAGCTTTGAAGCCAACGCCCTGAGGAACTGCATCCAACTAACCAACCTGGCTTTAGAACAGAATCTCCTCTCTGCTATTCCTCACGGGTATGAAGATTctttatacaatttaaataaggGAATCAGTGCACATTGTTGACATTATCAGCTACTGGTATCATTAGATTATCAGCATAGGTCTGATTTTTGGATTAAATACTTGAAAGCAGATGATATCAGAGCTTAGTTCTTCCAGTTCAAACTATGCACAGTTCCCTCTGCCACGTTTTAAAAGTActaaacaaatagagaaaaatcgTATGTACGGTACATTAGAATGTTTCAATGCCCAATTTCATTTGAAGCATCGTGATTACACTTAGCATGAATGGAATATTTTGTATAAAGTATTATTCCGGGtttaatataaattaagctcaactgacagaatTTGGGGCGTATATGTTaaataccacaaacatttattttgacatctctgtccttttcttttttctgattaacatttatttattgattcacataaataacaaagaaaagcaaaacaaatatacacagaatcaacatttaacccccccattacccctccccctcccaatccccaaccccaccctgcctctcaacaacatccctgtataacatgattatagacacacacacacacacacacacaatatatatatatatatatatatatatatatatatatatatatatatatatatatatatatatatatatattttttttttttttttttttatgtgtttatccactatattgatgactgcccctaaaattcttggatcttaacacaccaccaaaaacatgggttgtgtctccattctgactggcatcaccagcaggtgggtgtgtctttaagaccaagcctatacaatctagagggggtccactAGAATcggtgtaaaatcttgaattgcataaggcgcacccttgcagctctagatgcagacttgacatttattagaatcctagcccacactccctcctccaataccaagtttaaatctttctcacataatctcttgacagaagttaaagctccatcccccagactctgaattagcagggagtaatacactgatgcctcatgaccttttccaaaagcagtaatcaccattcccagagtatctgatgctttaggagggtgtatgctactcccaaaaataatacagagcaggtggtgcagctgtaaatacctaaagaactgaaatctgggaatcccaaatgctgaaccaaatttcaggatctcaacactccactctcatatatgtcaccgagtgtattaacctccctcacagtccactctgaccagcagaaaggggacatattaatacataattttgtgttcagccatatgctcgaggcaacatttaaataaatgtccgaattagacactctggacacttttgtccataccgagtgcaaatgcgagataatggggtgtaacttaacttctccgattagtttgatagaaaggcatataggggcaagaaattcctgttcaatacaaaacctgggaggggctctttcagatggaagcgaccaatgagccaaatgtctgagaccgaaatgcataataataaaacaaaatcttgggtaggcctagcccacctttatcagtcggcctatgcaacttactgaaatgtaatctgggacgtttgcCATTCCAagtgaaggacttcgctatgctatcaaattgcccgaaataagagagggggacatctattgggagagactgtagcaggtagttgaattttggaatacaattcattttgataactTTAACCttaccaatcatagataaatgtaatgaagccaccTGCCCACATGgctcgaaaacatttttattaaagggtcaaaattaacaaaatcacacaaatttgctgggaataaaatacccaaatacttaatgccctgtttgggccactgaaaggtgcccggctgaaaagcccttaccggacagtacgctgtcagagacaaagcttcggaattagaccaattaactctgtatcctgaggacttcgaaaaggaattaataattctgtggaggcaaggcatagatctagtagggtcggagatgaataataaaatatcatctgcataaagcaaaaatttatgtgccacacctcctgccaccacccctggaaaatcatcttcctttcttatcgtggctgctaatggttccagggcaagacagaacaataatggggatagggtgcccctatccagagtaaaataatctgaaatgaatccattaatTTGTACCCCCCGCTAatgggtgtctataaaataatttaatccaaccaataaaagtattcccgaacccgtacatttccaaaatcttaaaaagataatcccattctaccatatcaaatgcatttcggcgtcaagtgagatggcagcgactggagtcatAGGACaggatcattcgccactgaccacatgatattgatgaaacgcctaatgttatcagaagagctactgaataaactccacctgatctatatatataagagatgtcataactttacttaatcagttagccaaaaaatttttacaatattttaacatctagctggatcagggaaattggacggtaactcttacacttgcttggatctttgtcctttttaagaatcagactgatccgggcatgCGTCatagttggtggaagctttccattctttaatgattccatataaacttctagcaaaattggagccaattctgtagcataagatctaaaaaattcagtggcaaagctgtctggccccggagacttgcctgtaggcaaggccttaattaccttgccaagctcctccaaggttatctcagaatcaagagaatgtttttgctcagcagtcagtttaggaagttctactGGTTTCATAAAGTTTCTAAAattcctcatcagtagatgaagacgtggaactatatagatcaagatagaattctttagaagcattattaatatcaatggctgaggtaaatatttcaccaccagcagatttcactgagggaatggtagaaaaagactctctctgttttatatatctatatctgtagttttcctgccttgtctcccgactcaaagtatgactgtcttgccctgaatagccaaaactccaccttccatgacaaaatagtattatatctatatttcaatcagatcaatactctgaggccatcagatgacatttggtgcttcagctctgccttggcactttcaattttcccttccaactccacgagttatcgtactttgtattttttggtgaataagacatactgtatgatccggcccctaagaaccgtcttaagtgcctcccaagccatgcccacagaggatactgaggaccagttggtcgcCATATAAAcaattgatttcagcctttaacatttgttggaattcaggattttgcaaaagggatacattaaagcgccaactatatgatttccttttctccatatgtggcaacacctctaaactcaccagggtgtgatctgagactaaaatgtttcccactgagcaatcaacaacagatgaaataagggacttagatatataaaaaaaaatctattctagaataaatcttatgaactgatgaaataaatgtatagtccctaccaaatgggttcaaaagtctacagatatccataagaccaagatttttacacaacctgtgaagcgtcactgttgccctagtgggcttacacacatttgcttcactatgatcaaggactgagtccatcaaaatattaaaatctcctcccaatattatatcatgaggggtgccagcttgcaacatcccttcaagatctataaaaaagccctgatcatcaacgttaggtgtgtatATAGTAGCCAAAATaagcccctgaatttctgccaaaacaataatgactcttcctaatttatccttaatctgtttgagacatttgaattgtagatgcttacttatcagtgtaatgactcccctgctcttacttgagccagcactaaagaaaacatgtccaccccatatcttcccaaatttttcagcttcctgcggggaaagatacatttcttaaagaaacaccatatcatatttcttatgcttaagaagagaaataaccttccttctttttatggggtgccccaacccattcacattccatgtggaaagagacagtccactcatattaacatttgacattttgacataatagaaaaaattgtttgtgtgtcaaaaacaaaattat
The nucleotide sequence above comes from Myxocyprinus asiaticus isolate MX2 ecotype Aquarium Trade chromosome 25, UBuf_Myxa_2, whole genome shotgun sequence. Encoded proteins:
- the LOC127416052 gene encoding nephrocan-like, which produces MMIFCLLCVLTYFQNVHSSSHSCPKNCICEQATSVQCFRVQSVPHGISKDVRKINLGYNHLKELKVRDFSGLPGLEEVILSSGGVEQIDANVFRSHVSLRALDLQKNKLHYLPCGLPSGLEILHLGHNRIDGLQESSLEVLKKLRILNLQNNQISILRANTISALEKLECLYLDDNKIESIQGTLRLPFLNLLSLRSNRISSVPSAFISSLKLLKTLDFSSNHLTKVPNDLPQSLIHLNLDMNQIRTLRNRDMSQLQNLVTLSVSSNRLVSVDGGLRLPSLSVCELAGNQLRMLPGRLASKLEKLDCRQNNIQEVTFQQLAGMKQLKHLFLENNTIRSFEANALRNCIQLTNLALEQNLLSAIPHGLPETLVRLDLKGNSIETIQERELRSLRRLQVLNIRNNKLSTLPALNLLPKLKLLYLDGNPWQCSCKLLKVKKELLAQDVEISPDICSEPVYASLDEWRAYILAQDICEEQTEDSFLESQAKFTDNEEYDDYDL